A genomic segment from Hypomesus transpacificus isolate Combined female chromosome 13, fHypTra1, whole genome shotgun sequence encodes:
- the trim16 gene encoding tripartite motif-containing protein 16, whose protein sequence is MAATEAGATLNGGGLSTDLPGDSSTTCQGEGMGKSCPPCSLSPDTPEQGDTTTHNGTVSEGQVMNNKEKNVLNKQESKTAEETKILVDLKGSEVIAVPGEEKKDKETSKSNEANGKEVGKEAVTKEEEVKEDPLGPDDVVCDSCIESPRRALKSCLTCLVSYCDAHLRPHLENSKFQNHRLVEPLRDIERRTCESHKWPLDLFCCPDSRCICQDCVTEDHKGHKTMAVVEARSHIQRELHDKQAEMMRTATAAENAINKLQVNTVSIENSVTEVREVIESQFAELQAAVERTKREVTEILETEEKQAVKQAEGIRAHLEQRCTELKKIQAQMEKLSKNKNDVDFLQEYSEWKKESPDISLPGVYIGLMDRLNSFSRMIVDSTREVCGKLLSSYMEKLKDTCTKDKMGIKTTVHATIQTRQNMLLPKPKSRVDFLKYATTVSFDADTVHKFLRLTDDNRKVTNTTPWQHPYPDVPERFENWRQVLATESFYMGRHYFEVDVSGEGTHVGLTYKSIDRKGPESNSSIAGNNFSWCLKWNGRCFSAWHSDVETPLTADKFTRIGVYVDYAQGQLAFYGVGDTMTPIYEYKAEFLEPLYPAFWLSKKENTVVLVVPGEDLPLKSPSPPSSPPNTAKSTATVPACQHSPPPSRFVISPVKLP, encoded by the exons ATGGCTGCTACAGAAGCCGGGGCAACCCTGAATGGTGGCGGTCTCTCCACTGACCTCCCAGGGGACAGCTCCACTACGTGTCAGGGAGAAGGGATGGGGAAGAGCTGCCCTCCCTGCTCGCTCAGCCCTGACACACCTGAGCAGGGcgacaccaccacacacaacgGGACAGTGTCGGAAGGCCAGGTGATGAACAACAAGGAAAAGAATGTCCTGAACAAACAGGAGTCCAAGACGGCAGAGGAGACAAAGATTCTGGTCGATCTcaaagggtcagaggtcattgcAGTGcccggggaggagaagaaagacaaggaaacatCCAAGTCAAATGAGGCAAATGGTAAAGAAGTAGGAAAAGAAGCTGTGaccaaagaggaggaggtgaaggaggatcCTCTGGGACCTGACGACGTGGTGTGCGACTCCTGCATCGAGAGCCCCCGTAGGGCCCTCAagtcctgcctcacctgcctggTGTCCTACTGCGACGCCCACCTGAGGCCTCACCTGGAGAACAGCAAGTTCCAGAACCACCGGCTGGTTGAGCCTCTCAGGGACATCGAACGGCGAACCTGCGAGAGCCACAAGTGGCCCCTGGACCTGTTCTGCTGCCCGGATTCCCGTTGCATCTGTCAGGACTGTGTCACCGAGGACCACAAGGGTCACAAAACAATGGCGGTGGTGGAGGCCCGGAGTCACATCCAG AGGGAGCTCCATGACAAGCAGGCTGAGATGATGAGGACGGCAACTGCAGCAGAGAATGCAATCAACAAGCTGCAGGTCAACACGGTCTCCATCGAG AACTCGGTGACGGAGGTGCGTGAAGTGATCGAGAGCCAGTTCGCCGAGCTGCAGGCTGCGGTGGAGCGCACCAAGCGGGAGGTGACGGAGATCTtggagacggaggagaaacaggCTGTCAAACAGGCCGAGGGCATCCGGGCTCACCTGGAGCAGAGGTGCACCGAGCTGAAGAAGATCCAGGCACAGATGGAGAAGCTCTCCAAGAACAAAAATGATGTGGACTTCCTCCAA gAGTACTCCGAGTGGAAGAAGGAAAGCCCAGACATCTCGCTGCCTGGGGTGTATATTGGACTCATGGATCGCTTGAATTCCTTCAGTCGCATGATCGTAGATTCTACAAGGGAGGTGTGTGGAAAGCTGCTGTCTTCCTACATGGAAAAACTTAAAGATACTTGCACTAAAG ACAAGATGGGGATCAAGACAACAGTTCATGCCACAATCCAAACAAGACAGAACATGTTACTGCCGAAGCCAAAGTCACGTGTTGACTTCCTGAAGT ATGCAACCACTGTCAGCTTTGATGCAGACACTGTCCATAAATTCCTGCGCCTGACTGACGACAACAGGAAGGTAACCAACACCACGCCTTGGCAGCATCCGTACCCTGATGTGCCAGAGCGGTTTGAGAACTGGCGGCAGGTGCTGGCCACAGAGAGCTTCTACATGGGAAGACACTACTTTGAAGTGGATGTGAGTGGAGAGGGAACGCATGTTGGCCTCACCTACAAGAGCATCGATAGGAAAGGTCCAGAGAGCAACAGCAGCATCGCGGGAAACAACTTCTCGTGGTGCCTCAAGTGGAACGGCCGCTGTTTCTCCGCCTGGCACAGTGACGTGGAAACTCCTCTGACAGCGGACAAGTTCACCCGCATCGGGGTCTACGTGGACTATGCCCAAGGTCAACTGGCCTTCTATGGTGTGGGTGACACCATGACCCCTATTTATGAGTACAAGGCAGAATTCCTGGAGCCCCTCTACCCAGCCTTCTGGCTCTCCAAAAAGGAGAACACTGTTGTGCTTGTTGTACCTGGGGAGGATCTCCCACTGAAaagtccctctcccccctcatcaCCCCCCAACACTGCTAAATCTACTGCTACTGTCCCAGCCTGTCAAcactccccgcccccctcccgtttTGTCATTTCTCCTGTGAAACTCCCGTAA
- the fads6 gene encoding fatty acid desaturase 6 isoform X2 → MQNVPEEWRERGSRDGGQEMGSKSWEGEPLPQRDGSRGPPGEQDAALTRARRRDQGASGGEDRGETRGKGPEESDRESLMMELSRLVQKTVKESSWWERRGIDCSILAAGFLCLPPAFMMLGSSLSLCFTGGLLLMGLAHAVITIKGTHLASHGALSESSAWAEFWGVFFIEVCGSFTARAGVQAHIKMHHAHTNIVGLGDSSIWKVPSLPRSVYLFIAPLAVPIITPLAALGELRSSSVCHALRTVLMIALGMCSQYWLLVHVSGFQSPYTTLLCMLLCRAMSSIPYIHVNIFQHIGLPMFSPTRRPKRIYQMTHGVLNLTRNPLLDWTFGHSLINCHVEHHLFPFLSDNMCLKVKPIVSRYLKEKDLPYQEDSYFSRLRLFFHKYQELMVFTPPITELVGVP, encoded by the exons ATGCAGAACGTAccggaggagtggagggaaagagggagccgCGATGGTGGACAGGAGATGGGAAGTAAGTCCTGGGAAGGGGAGCCTCTGCCCCAGAGAGACGGCAGCAGAGGACCCCCGGGGGAACAGGACGCAGCTCTGACTAgggccaggaggagagaccaAGGGGCCTCCGGGGGTGAGGATAGGGGGGAGACGCGGGGGAAGGGACCGGAGGAGTCGGACAGGGAGTCCCTGATGATGGAGCTAAGCCGGCTGGTGCAGAAGACGGTGAAGGAGAGCAgctggtgggagaggagggggatcgACTGCTCCATCTTGGCTGCTGGATTTCTGTGCCTCCCTCCAG ccttcaTGATGTTAGgctcctccctgtccctgtgCTTCACTGGGGGCCTGTTGCTGATGGGTTTGGCCCATGCTGTCATCACCATCAAGGGGACTCACCTGGCGAGTCACGGTGCGCTGAGCGAGTCCTCTGCCTGGGCTGAGTTCTGGGGAGTCTTCTTCATCGAG gtgtgtggcTCCTTCACAGCGAGAGCGGGAGTGCAGGCTCACATCAAGATGCACCACGCCCACACCAACATCGTGGGGCTGGGAGACTCCAGCATCTGGAAGgttccctccctgcctcgcAGCGTCTACCTCTTCATCGCCCCCCTGGCAGTGCCCATCATCACCCCTCTGGCAGCCCTGG GTGAGCTGAGGAGTTCCTCAGTGTGCCACGCTCTGAGGACGGTGTTGATGATAGCTTTGGGGATGTGCTCCCAGTACTGGCTGCTGGTCCATGTGTCTGGGTTCCAGTCCCCATACACCACCCTCCTCTGCATGCTGCTCTGCAGGGCCATGTCCTCCATCCCCTACATCCACGTCAACATCTTCCAG CACATAGGCCTGCCCATGTTCTCCCCGACCCGTCGGCCTAAGAGGATCTACCAGATGACCCACGGGGTCCTGAACCTGACACGGAACCCTCTCCTGGACTGGACCTTCGGACACTCGCTCATCAACTGTCACGTCGAACACCatctcttccccttcctctctgacAACATGTGTCTGAAG GTGAAGCCCATTGTGTCCCGGTACCTGAAGGAGAAAGACCTGCCCTACCAGGAGGACTCCTACTTCTCACGCCTGCGCCTCTTCTTCCACAAGTACCAGGAGCTGATGGTGTTTACCCCGCCCATCACAGAGCTGGTGGGGGTGCcttga
- the fads6 gene encoding fatty acid desaturase 6 isoform X1 gives MQNVPEEWRERGSRDGGQEMGSKSWEGEPLPQRDGSRGPPGEQDAALTRARRRDQGASGGEDRGETRGKGPEESDRESLMMELSRLVQKTVKESSWWERRGIDCSILAAGFLCLPPAFMMLGSSLSLCFTGGLLLMGLAHAVITIKGTHLASHGALSESSAWAEFWGVFFIEVCGSFTARAGVQAHIKMHHAHTNIVGLGDSSIWKVPSLPRSVYLFIAPLAVPIITPLAALDLAWIPAPKLSLSWCLFMCACVCVCVCMCVFLCVCVCVRVSVSATGELRSSSVCHALRTVLMIALGMCSQYWLLVHVSGFQSPYTTLLCMLLCRAMSSIPYIHVNIFQHIGLPMFSPTRRPKRIYQMTHGVLNLTRNPLLDWTFGHSLINCHVEHHLFPFLSDNMCLKVKPIVSRYLKEKDLPYQEDSYFSRLRLFFHKYQELMVFTPPITELVGVP, from the exons ATGCAGAACGTAccggaggagtggagggaaagagggagccgCGATGGTGGACAGGAGATGGGAAGTAAGTCCTGGGAAGGGGAGCCTCTGCCCCAGAGAGACGGCAGCAGAGGACCCCCGGGGGAACAGGACGCAGCTCTGACTAgggccaggaggagagaccaAGGGGCCTCCGGGGGTGAGGATAGGGGGGAGACGCGGGGGAAGGGACCGGAGGAGTCGGACAGGGAGTCCCTGATGATGGAGCTAAGCCGGCTGGTGCAGAAGACGGTGAAGGAGAGCAgctggtgggagaggagggggatcgACTGCTCCATCTTGGCTGCTGGATTTCTGTGCCTCCCTCCAG ccttcaTGATGTTAGgctcctccctgtccctgtgCTTCACTGGGGGCCTGTTGCTGATGGGTTTGGCCCATGCTGTCATCACCATCAAGGGGACTCACCTGGCGAGTCACGGTGCGCTGAGCGAGTCCTCTGCCTGGGCTGAGTTCTGGGGAGTCTTCTTCATCGAG gtgtgtggcTCCTTCACAGCGAGAGCGGGAGTGCAGGCTCACATCAAGATGCACCACGCCCACACCAACATCGTGGGGCTGGGAGACTCCAGCATCTGGAAGgttccctccctgcctcgcAGCGTCTACCTCTTCATCGCCCCCCTGGCAGTGCCCATCATCACCCCTCTGGCAGCCCTGG ACCTGGCCTGGATCCCAGCTCCCAAGCTGTCTCTCTCatggtgtttgtttatgtgtgcgtgtgtgtgtgtttgtgtgtgcatgtgtgtgtttttgtgtgtgtgcgtgtgtgtgcgtgtgagtgtgtctgctaCAGGTGAGCTGAGGAGTTCCTCAGTGTGCCACGCTCTGAGGACGGTGTTGATGATAGCTTTGGGGATGTGCTCCCAGTACTGGCTGCTGGTCCATGTGTCTGGGTTCCAGTCCCCATACACCACCCTCCTCTGCATGCTGCTCTGCAGGGCCATGTCCTCCATCCCCTACATCCACGTCAACATCTTCCAG CACATAGGCCTGCCCATGTTCTCCCCGACCCGTCGGCCTAAGAGGATCTACCAGATGACCCACGGGGTCCTGAACCTGACACGGAACCCTCTCCTGGACTGGACCTTCGGACACTCGCTCATCAACTGTCACGTCGAACACCatctcttccccttcctctctgacAACATGTGTCTGAAG GTGAAGCCCATTGTGTCCCGGTACCTGAAGGAGAAAGACCTGCCCTACCAGGAGGACTCCTACTTCTCACGCCTGCGCCTCTTCTTCCACAAGTACCAGGAGCTGATGGTGTTTACCCCGCCCATCACAGAGCTGGTGGGGGTGCcttga
- the ush1gb gene encoding Usher syndrome type-1G protein homolog has translation MNDRYHRAARDGYLDLLREATRKELNAPDEDGMTPTLWAAYHGNLDALRLIVGRGGDPDKCDIWGNTPLHLAAANGHHNCLSFLVSFGANVWCLDSDYHTPLDMAASKSHMDCVRYLDSIAAKQITLNPKLVSKLKDRAFRAAERRIKDCVKLQRKHHERMERKFLKEASDNSDAMSFSSYNSSSTMGRKLPQFNTVTSNMPYSQATLHSTAKGKTKIQRKLEKKKQVDGTFKIYEDGRKSVRSLSGLQLGSDVMFLKQGTYANSKDRSRLNIRDMFPRGNHDDDDADTISRALSDPGLHEAAYSEISGDSGRDSLFTRPGLGTMVFRRNYVSGGLFGMGGRDEGSVVGSEPVGRAPNVRLRGRLPRRSPSLDEDSIGSALSLQERNRQELPWEEADVGLDEELEPQGRPLETFLASQSMEEFMAIFRREKIDLEALLLCSDQDLTSIHIPLGPRKKLLDACRRRLDALDEPDAMEDTQL, from the exons ATGAATGACCGGTACCACCGGGCGGCCCGGGACGGCTACCTGGATTTACTGAGGGAGGCTACACGGAAAGAGCTGAACGCGCCGGATGAAGATGGAATGACACCGACGTTGTGGGCCGCTTACCACGGCAACCTTGATGCGTTACGGCTGATTGTGGGAAGAGG cggTGACCCGGACAAATGTGACATCTGGGGCAACACGCCTCTCCACCTGGCCGCAGCCAACGGCCACCACAACTGCCTCTCCTTCTTGGTGTCGTTCGGTGCCAACGTGTGGTGTCTGGACAGCGACTACCACACCCCGCTAGACATGGCAGCCTCCAAGAGCCACATGGACTGCGTCCGCTACCTGGACTCCATCGCTGCCAAGCAGATCACCCTCAACCCCAAGCTGGTGAGCAAGCTGAAGGACCGGGCGTTCCGCGCGGCCGAGCGCAGGATCAAAGACTGCGTGAAGCTGCAGAGGAAACACCACGAGCGCATGGAGAGGAAGTTCCTGAAGGAGGCTTCGGACAACTCGGACGCCATGAGCTTCTCCAgctacaacagcagcagcacgaTGGGTCGAAAGCTGCCCCAGTTCAACACCGTCACCTCCAACATGCCATATTCGCAG GCCACGTTGCACTCCACAGCCAAGGGCAAGACCAAGATCCAGCGGAAGCTGGAGAAGAAGAAACAGGTGGACGGCACCTTCAAGATCTACGAGGACGGCCGAAAGAGCGTGCGTTCCCTGTcaggcctccagctgggcagCGACGTCATGTTCCTCAAGCAGGGCACCTACGCCAACTCCAAGGACCGCTCGCGCCTCAACATCCGCGACATGTTCCCCCGCGGGAACcatgacgacgacgacgccgACACCATCTCGCGAGCCCTCAGCGACCCGGGCCTCCATGAGGCGGCTTACTCGGAGATCAGCGGCGATTCGGGCCGAGACTCCCTGTTCACCCGGCCTGGTCTGGGCACCATGGTGTTCAGGAGGAACTACGTCAGCGGGGGGCTGTTTGGCATGGGGGGCCGGGACGAGGGCAGCGTGGTGGGCAGCGAGCCGGTGGGGAGGGCGCCCAACGTGCGTCTGCGAGGGCGTCTTCCCCGCCGCTCGCCCAGCCTGGATGAGGACAGCATCGGCAGTGCCTTGAGCCTGCAGGAGAGGAACCGGCAGGAGCTGCCCTGGGAGGAGGCCGACGTGGGGCTGGACGAGGAGCTTGAGCCCCAGGGTAGGCCTCTGGAGACCTTCCTGGCCTCCCAGAGCATGGAGGAGTTCATGGCCATCttcaggagggagaagatcgacTTGGAGGCCCTGCTGTTGTGCTCCGACCAAGACCTCACCAGCATCCACATCCCCCTGGGCCCCAGGAAGAAGCTGCTAGACGCCTGCAGAAGACGGCTGGATGCCCTGGACGAGCCGGACGCCATGGAAGACACGCAGCTCTGA
- the LOC124475257 gene encoding proton channel OTOP3-like, protein MISEPGVSWGKDLNGEEDPRSKEDSDPDGDPVLVWAPSGRRLISGLLGLNVVLLGAALVAGQAFNPQGLKHQEPLVFILLLMGLSMGWMLWYLLWARKKPGRSPHKDHHAGGAPVRVVLLLFAALSLLLHVFRMGYAVLMNECSPAAKVIFPFVEAPFLGLQMYFLWAHSKDCIHKHKIITRSGLMVTLSADLLLWLHAISEDTVHQEIELEKDDYDKDDFTNTSHSIPSSSGVINATICKCSASAVCLVFRKGYEVLYPFNIEFYLMAGCMLYVMWKNVGRRVSPGPQPPHGQKLTLHMVREGGILFGPLLGFLVLIAGAASFVLYQVWVDQRQHRTKAFLIFYGYHLAVMPVMSICCLAGMLVHKLERRATEGGHNPTRSLDVLLLVGAALGQLGLSYFCVVAALALGPSGALGSLDLAYSLLSLLELLLQKIFIIEGLHRHPSLALAKSKERKRSSIFKLKRKDNGEMSEVSPSIDICIAEGGSASAPPAETQGGRGKAPWTKRAMQEICAFLILSNIMLWVIPAFGANPQFENGLGKKFFGFTAWFVLVNLGQPLGVFYRMHSVGALVELLITA, encoded by the exons ATGATTTCAGAGCCGGGTGTGTCCTGGGGAAAGGACCTGAACGGCGAGGAAGATCCCAGGAGCAAGGAGGACTCAGACCCAGACGGAGACCCAGTACTGGTGTGGGCTCCCAGCGGCAGACGCCTCATCTCCGGGCTGCTGGGTCTCAACGTGGTGCTGCTGGGGGCAGCGCTGGTGGCTGGACAGGCCTTCAACCCACAGGGTCTGAAACACCAGGAGCCTCTGGTGTTCATACTGCTCCTGATGGGCCTCAGCATGGGGTGGATGCTGTGGTACCTGCTGTGGGCCAGGAAGAAACCAGGGAGATCCCCACACAAAGACCACCATGCTGGGGGTGCGCCCGTCAGAG TGGTCCTCCTGCTCTTTGCTGCGTTGAGTCTCCTGCTGCATGTCTTCAGGATGGGCTACGCCGTCCTGATGAACGAGTGTTCTCCAGCTGCTAAAGTGATCTTCCCTTTTGTCGAGGCTCCCTTCCTGGGGCTGCAG ATGTATTTTCTCTGGGCTCACTCCAAAGACTGCATTCACAAGCACAAGATCATAACCAG GTCTGGCCTCATGGTGACCCTGAGTGCAGACCTGTTGCTGTGGCTACATGCCATCTCAGAAGACACAGTGCACCAGGAGATTGAGTTAGAAAAGGATGATTATGACAAAGACGATTTTACCAACACTTCACATAGCATTCCAAGCTCCTCAG GTGTGATCAATGCGACCATATGCAAGTGCAGTGCGAGTGCAGTTTGCCTCGTGTTCCGGAAAGGCTACGAAGTCCTGTACCCCTTCAACATAGAGTTCTACCTGATGGCTGGCTGCATGCTCTACGTCATGTGGAAGAACGTGGGTCGGAGGGTGAGTCCTGGTCCCCAGCCCCCTCACGGCCAGAAGCTGACCCTACACATGGTTCGCGAGGGTGGGATCTTGTTCGGCCCCCTGCTGGGTTTTCTGGTTCTCATAGCGGGGGCGGCTTCCTTCGTCCTGTATCAAGTGTGGGTTGACCAACGCCAGCACCGTACCAAAGCCTTCCTCATATTCTACGGCTACCATCTGGCTGTGATGCCAGTCATGTCCATCTGCTGCTTGGCTGGCATGCTGGTCCACAAGCTGGAGAGGAGAGCCACGGAGGGAGGACACAACCCCACGCGTAGCCTGGACGTGCTCCTCCTGGTGGGGGCCGCCCTGGGCCAGCTGGGCCTGTCCTACTTTTGCGTGGTGGCTGCCCTGGCTTTGGGGCCTAGCGGGGCCCTGGGAAGCCTGGACCTCGCCTACTCCCTCCTCAGCTTACTGGAGCTTCTGCTCCAGAAAATCTTCATCATCGAGGGCCTCCACAGACATCCCAGTCTGGCCCTCGCCAAaagcaaagaaagaaagagaagcagCATATTCAAG ctgaaaAGGAAAGACAACGGGGAGATGAGCGAAGTCAGTCCGTCGATAGACATCTGCATCGCAGAGGGAGGAAGTGCATCTGCCCCACCAGCTGAGacgcagggggggaggggcaaagCGCCCTGGACCAAGAGGGCCATGCAGGAGATCTGTGCCTTTCTCATTCTGTCAAACATCATG CTGTGGGTCATCCCTGCCTTCGGGGCCAACCCCCAGTTTGAGAACGGTTTGGGGAAGAAGTTCTTTGGATTCACCGCCTGGTTCGTGCTGGTCAACCTGGGCCAGCCCCTGGGGGTCTTCTACAGGATGCACTCTGTGGGAGCCCTGGTGGAGCTGCTGATCACTGCCTGA